Below is a genomic region from Verrucomicrobiia bacterium.
CGATTTCCAGCAGCGGCACGCCCGCGCGGTTGAAATCCACGCCGCTGTTGCGCTCGAAATGGGTGCTCTTGCCGACGTCCTCTTCGAGATGTGCGCGGGTGATGCGGACGCGGGCAAGGCCAGAGCCAATCCTCTCAGCTTGAACCGACCCACCCCCGCCCCCTCCAAGGAGTGGAGCCGGGCTAGGCGCCCCCGCTGATTGGTTCCCCTCCTGGGAGGGGTAAGGGGTGGGTTCAGGCGGAACAACAGTCCCGCTACCACTGAATTCAAATTCGACATGGCCGTTCGCCGTGGACGGCTTGTCATATTGGGTGAGCTGGTAGTTCTTGGCGGAGTCGGGATAGAAATAATTCTTCCGGTCGAATTTGGCGAAGCGGGGAATCTCGCAGTTCAGCAGGTAGCCGGTGAGCACGGTGAGGCGGAGGGCCTCCTCATTGGCGACGGGCAACACGCCGGGCATGCCGAGACAGACGGGACAGACGTTGGTGTTTGGCGGCGCGCCGAACGCGTTGGCGCACCCGCACCACATCTTTGACTTGGTCTTGAGCTGGACGTGAGTTTCGAGCCCGATGACAGCTTCGTATTCCATGTTGGCGCGGCGATTTAGCCACAGATGAAACACGGATGAAACACGGATTTTCGCTTACGGCGTCCGGTCGTCGATGGCAATTTTCACGGTTTTCTCGGCCGTTGAAGACGCCGGTCGGCCGGCAGTGGGAGACGGCGGGAGCGGCGTTTCGCGATATGCGGCCCACCACGCGCAGCGTTGGGCCGGCGTCCATTGCTCCGCCGCGGGGCACGCGGCCAGCGCCGTGCTGAGTTCCGCGGCGGATTGCGGACGTTCCGCCGGGTCTTTGGCGAGGCAACGCATCACGAGCGCTTCCAGTTGCGGTTCAATCGGCCGGCCGCTGCGCTGACCCGGCGGCACCGGCGATTCGTGGAGATGCTGCCGGCACACTTCTGCAATGGTGGCGCCCTCGAAGATGTAATGCCCCGTCAACAGGAAGTAGGCGAGCACGCCGACGGAATAAAGGTCGCTGCGCGCGTCCGCGGCATCCGGATTCTCGATCGCCTCGGGCGCGATGAAGTTGGGCGTGCCCACGATGCCTTCCGTGCCGACGAACTCCGGCAGGTTCGCCTCGCTGGCGTTCGGCCCGAAATGCCGCACGAGGCCGAAGTCGAGCACCTTCACATTGTCCGGCACGCCGCCGCGGTCGGTGAGCAGCACGTTGGCAGGCTTGATGTCGCGGTGAATCAACCCGAGCACGTGCGCTTCGCCGAGCGAGCCG
It encodes:
- a CDS encoding serine/threonine-protein kinase; this encodes DGIFYYAMEYLDGLNLADLVARYGPQPEARVIHILRQVCGSLGEAHVLGLIHRDIKPANVLLTDRGGVPDNVKVLDFGLVRHFGPNASEANLPEFVGTEGIVGTPNFIAPEAIENPDAADARSDLYSVGVLAYFLLTGHYIFEGATIAEVCRQHLHESPVPPGQRSGRPIEPQLEALVMRCLAKDPAERPQSAAELSTALAACPAAEQWTPAQRCAWWAAYRETPLPPSPTAGRPASSTAEKTVKIAIDDRTP